Proteins encoded together in one Schumannella luteola window:
- a CDS encoding ABC transporter ATP-binding protein: protein MRSTTSPDRPQPREHRAGTVATLAKIYPFVKPALGRLILGAVAALLAGLVSLAIPVVLQNLVDGPLSSGDGAQIWPAVILVLLLGAGEAVFIALRRWFVLTPGTHVEATMRNAFYAKLQDLPVAFHDRWASGQLLSRAMSDLGLIRRWLSFGIVLLVVNVITIVVGFVVLFFWSWQLGLLFLICSIPLWIYGYVFEQKYSVVARRSQDQQGDLATAVEESVHGIRVLKAFGRGRHSLEKFSRQAEELRGTEIEKAQAIAGIWLWLLLVPDVAFALSLLGGVLLAANDVLTVGQLFAFFATATVLRFPIESIGFLLSMTFDTRTAVDRLYEVLDSENAITDPDEPATVQDAKGRLVFDDVHFRYQDSPKQFPDLLNGIELEVRPGETMALVGLTGSGKTTLTALTTRLYDVTGGAVRLDGVDVRDLTREDLRRHIAMAFEDATLFSASVRDNVLLGRPELADPSQAVEAERVMREALDVAQASFVDELPEGVDTKVGEEGLSLSGGQRQRLALARAVAARPEVLVLDDPLSALDVDTEARVEAGLRRVLSSTTALIVAHRPSTVTLADRVALLENGRVTDVGEHSELLARNEHYRFVISSLDEEEEARQKHTQTGTLDIIPDEGSFERDAVIAE from the coding sequence ATGCGCTCCACCACGTCCCCCGACCGTCCCCAACCGCGTGAGCATCGCGCCGGCACCGTCGCCACGCTCGCCAAGATCTACCCCTTCGTGAAGCCGGCCCTCGGCCGGCTGATCCTCGGCGCCGTCGCGGCGCTGCTCGCGGGCCTCGTCTCGCTGGCGATCCCGGTGGTCCTGCAGAACCTCGTCGACGGTCCGCTGTCGTCGGGCGACGGCGCGCAGATCTGGCCCGCCGTCATCCTCGTGCTGCTGCTCGGCGCCGGCGAGGCGGTGTTCATCGCCCTGCGCCGCTGGTTCGTGCTCACTCCGGGCACGCACGTCGAGGCGACCATGCGCAACGCCTTCTACGCGAAGCTGCAGGACCTGCCGGTCGCCTTCCACGACCGCTGGGCGAGCGGGCAGCTGCTGTCGCGCGCGATGAGCGACCTCGGCCTGATCCGCCGCTGGCTGTCGTTCGGCATCGTGCTGCTCGTGGTCAACGTGATCACGATCGTCGTCGGCTTCGTGGTGCTGTTCTTCTGGAGCTGGCAGCTGGGTCTGCTGTTCCTGATCTGCTCGATCCCGCTGTGGATCTACGGCTACGTCTTCGAGCAGAAGTACTCGGTCGTCGCCCGCCGCAGTCAGGACCAGCAGGGCGACCTCGCGACCGCGGTCGAGGAGAGCGTGCACGGCATCCGCGTGCTCAAGGCCTTCGGGCGCGGGCGGCACTCGCTCGAGAAGTTCTCCCGTCAGGCCGAGGAGCTGCGCGGAACCGAGATCGAGAAGGCGCAGGCGATCGCCGGCATCTGGCTCTGGCTGCTGCTCGTGCCCGACGTCGCCTTCGCGTTGAGCCTGCTCGGGGGCGTGCTGCTCGCAGCGAACGACGTGCTCACGGTCGGCCAGCTGTTCGCGTTCTTCGCGACGGCGACCGTGCTGCGCTTCCCGATCGAGTCGATCGGCTTCCTGCTGTCGATGACCTTCGACACCCGCACGGCCGTCGACCGTCTCTACGAGGTGCTCGACTCGGAGAACGCGATCACCGATCCCGACGAGCCGGCGACGGTGCAGGATGCGAAGGGGCGCCTCGTCTTCGACGACGTGCACTTCCGCTACCAGGACTCGCCGAAGCAGTTCCCTGACTTGCTCAACGGCATCGAGCTCGAGGTGCGCCCGGGCGAGACGATGGCGCTGGTCGGCCTGACCGGCTCGGGCAAGACGACGCTCACCGCGCTCACGACGCGCCTCTACGACGTGACCGGCGGCGCCGTGCGACTCGACGGCGTGGATGTGCGCGACCTGACCCGCGAGGATCTGCGGCGCCACATCGCGATGGCCTTCGAGGACGCGACGCTGTTCTCGGCGTCCGTGCGCGACAACGTGCTGCTCGGCCGGCCCGAGCTCGCCGATCCGAGCCAGGCCGTCGAGGCCGAGCGCGTCATGCGCGAGGCGCTCGATGTGGCGCAGGCGTCGTTCGTCGACGAGCTGCCCGAGGGCGTCGACACGAAGGTCGGCGAGGAGGGGCTGAGCCTCTCCGGCGGTCAGCGGCAGCGCCTCGCGCTCGCCCGTGCTGTCGCCGCCCGACCCGAGGTGCTCGTGCTCGACGACCCGCTGTCGGCGCTCGACGTCGACACCGAGGCGCGGGTCGAGGCGGGGCTGCGCCGCGTGCTCAGCAGCACGACCGCGCTGATCGTGGCGCACCGTCCGTCGACCGTCACCCTCGCCGACCGCGTCGCGCTGCTCGAGAACGGCCGCGTCACCGACGTGGGCGAGCACAGCGAGCTGCTGGCCCGCAACGAGCACTACCGCTTCGTCATCTCGTCGCTCGACGAGGAGGAGGAAGCGCGCCAGAAGCACACCCAGACCGGAACGCTCGACATCATCCCCGACGAGGGATCGTTCGAGCGGGATGCGGTCATCGCCGAGTAG
- a CDS encoding sensor histidine kinase yields the protein MNAPAAARAAHPRPLDVRPAPPRRLGVGRGIAWGVFIAAGPLLNLVMQVLGWQSTPPLDRPDVSWVTLHAAVPFVFAFSAMVGLQLGERRLPIVMMALFPYFWIPQTFFAVVAYFGYVWPILRSIDLIWALLLGLIALAYPRGRYVGVVDWAVVGFGVSVSIVRAGVVLIADKTENRDCLCVSNAYALVGDQSTFTTVDTIYRVIGAVIVLFVATRLLWQWSRGSQPTRSVAFVMPIGLFAWTAALVAEAISYAMHSASKGAFVVAITGDGSVAVVSLFAVASVPICYIAGSVHLRNTRGRVADLMMITRDGVDRAAWRESLATVLRDPGVEVFWWDERTGGWIDDAGAPVEIDLDVAEPTSTLLPISGDGGTPIAVIRHDRALAENERLLDGVSAALRLSVDNRSLRSEVERTLAQVRESRQRIVEAGDEARKRLERDLHDGSQQQLVALAMELRTLVSAARAEGAHELAQRLEETLGRLSSALKELRELARGIHPTVLVEGGLALALPELASRCPVPTEVDVLVDERPTELVEATVYFVASECLANIARHSGARRAWVRLHLELDDTREVVGDGEAGSLVLTVRDNGRGGASLDAGTGIRGLVDRVEALGGELELASDAGTGTTVTVRLPAGPAQRD from the coding sequence ATGAACGCCCCGGCGGCCGCTCGCGCCGCCCATCCGCGACCGCTGGATGTGCGTCCGGCGCCGCCGCGGCGCCTCGGCGTGGGCCGCGGGATCGCCTGGGGTGTCTTCATCGCCGCGGGTCCGCTGCTGAACCTGGTCATGCAGGTGCTCGGCTGGCAGTCGACGCCGCCGCTCGACCGGCCCGACGTCTCCTGGGTGACTCTGCACGCGGCCGTGCCCTTCGTCTTCGCGTTCTCGGCGATGGTCGGCCTGCAGCTGGGCGAGCGTCGGCTGCCGATCGTCATGATGGCGCTGTTCCCCTACTTCTGGATCCCGCAGACCTTCTTCGCCGTGGTCGCCTATTTCGGCTACGTCTGGCCCATCCTGCGCAGCATCGACCTGATCTGGGCGCTGCTGCTGGGCCTCATCGCCCTCGCGTATCCGCGTGGGCGCTACGTCGGCGTCGTGGACTGGGCGGTCGTCGGCTTCGGCGTGAGCGTGTCGATCGTGCGTGCCGGGGTCGTGCTGATCGCCGACAAGACCGAGAACCGCGACTGCCTCTGCGTGAGCAACGCCTACGCTCTCGTGGGCGACCAGAGCACCTTCACGACCGTCGACACGATCTACCGCGTCATCGGCGCCGTGATCGTGCTCTTCGTCGCCACCCGGCTGCTCTGGCAGTGGAGCCGCGGCAGCCAGCCGACCCGCAGCGTCGCCTTCGTGATGCCGATCGGCCTCTTCGCCTGGACGGCGGCGCTCGTCGCCGAGGCGATCAGCTACGCGATGCACAGCGCCTCGAAGGGCGCCTTCGTCGTCGCGATCACGGGCGACGGATCGGTGGCCGTGGTGTCGCTGTTCGCGGTCGCCTCGGTGCCGATCTGCTACATCGCCGGCAGCGTGCACCTGCGCAACACCCGCGGCCGCGTGGCCGACCTCATGATGATCACCCGCGACGGCGTCGACCGCGCGGCCTGGCGCGAGTCGCTCGCGACCGTGCTGCGGGATCCCGGCGTCGAGGTGTTCTGGTGGGATGAGCGCACGGGCGGCTGGATCGACGACGCCGGCGCCCCGGTCGAGATCGACCTGGATGTCGCCGAGCCGACGAGCACCCTGCTGCCGATCTCCGGCGACGGGGGCACGCCGATCGCCGTGATCCGCCACGACCGGGCCCTCGCCGAGAACGAGCGGCTGCTCGACGGCGTCTCGGCGGCCCTCCGGCTCAGCGTCGACAACCGCTCGCTGCGCAGCGAGGTCGAGCGCACCCTCGCGCAGGTGCGCGAGTCGCGTCAGCGCATCGTCGAGGCGGGGGACGAGGCGCGCAAGCGGCTCGAGCGCGACCTGCACGACGGCTCGCAGCAGCAGCTCGTCGCCCTCGCGATGGAGCTGCGCACGCTCGTGTCGGCCGCCCGCGCCGAGGGGGCCCATGAACTCGCGCAGCGCCTCGAGGAGACGCTCGGGCGGCTGTCGTCGGCGCTGAAGGAGCTGCGCGAGCTGGCCCGCGGCATCCACCCGACCGTGCTGGTCGAGGGCGGCCTCGCGCTGGCCCTGCCCGAGCTCGCGTCGCGCTGCCCGGTGCCGACCGAGGTGGATGTGCTCGTCGATGAGCGCCCGACCGAGCTGGTCGAGGCGACGGTCTACTTCGTCGCCTCGGAGTGCCTGGCCAACATCGCCCGGCATTCGGGTGCTCGGCGAGCCTGGGTGCGTCTGCATCTCGAGCTCGACGACACCCGCGAGGTGGTGGGCGATGGCGAGGCCGGGTCCCTCGTGCTGACCGTGCGCGACAACGGGCGCGGGGGAGCGTCGCTGGATGCCGGCACCGGCATCCGCGGTCTGGTCGACCGGGTCGAGGCCCTCGGCGGCGAGCTCGAGCTGGCGAGCGACGCCGGGACGGGGACGACCGTGACGGTGCGGCTGCCGGCCGGGCCCGCGCAGCGCGACTGA
- a CDS encoding response regulator transcription factor — protein sequence MTDALSGTRLRAAVADDAMLLREGIGKVLADGGVDVVASVGSGEELVAAVQSGGIDVAVLDIRMPPKFRDEGIVALETLRSQGSRIGVLLLSMYATPEYAMRALDAGAGTGYLLKERVSEPHTLVAAVTTVSRGGSVVDPEVVAQLMNRPRADGPLSTLTARELSVLEAMAQGNSNAGISRQLFLGVKTVETHVRNIMQKLGLDDSPDNHRRVLAVLAFLGSR from the coding sequence ATGACCGACGCACTATCAGGAACGCGACTGCGCGCAGCGGTCGCCGATGACGCGATGCTGCTGCGCGAGGGCATCGGCAAAGTGCTCGCCGACGGAGGCGTCGACGTCGTCGCGTCGGTCGGATCGGGCGAGGAGCTGGTCGCCGCCGTGCAGTCCGGCGGGATCGACGTGGCGGTGCTCGACATCCGCATGCCGCCGAAGTTCCGCGACGAGGGCATCGTCGCCCTCGAGACCCTGCGCAGTCAGGGCTCGCGCATCGGCGTGCTGCTGCTGTCGATGTACGCGACGCCCGAGTACGCGATGCGCGCGCTGGATGCCGGCGCCGGCACCGGCTATCTGCTGAAGGAGCGCGTCTCCGAGCCGCACACGCTCGTCGCCGCGGTCACGACCGTGTCGCGCGGTGGCTCGGTCGTCGACCCGGAGGTCGTAGCTCAGCTGATGAACCGGCCGCGCGCCGACGGACCGCTGTCGACCCTGACCGCCCGCGAGCTCTCGGTGCTCGAGGCGATGGCGCAGGGCAACTCGAACGCGGGCATCTCGCGCCAGCTGTTCCTCGGCGTGAAGACCGTCGAGACGCACGTGCGCAACATCATGCAGAAGCTCGGCCTCGACGACTCGCCCGACAACCACCGTCGGGTGCTGGCGGTGCTCGCCTTCCTCGGGTCGCGATGA
- a CDS encoding ATP-grasp domain-containing protein yields the protein MILLVAPPDDRHAAAVADRLRARGEDAALIDVASLTAQLTIGLEFAPGLSASGSVQVHGLDGATTQTIDLSRVTAGWWRRSWIPLLGADDPRLTGAPVDFGEALVSTAEALDIAWANEPVAVDLAQRRTRLWASARRAGLIMPHTIVTHDPGAAHRFAKQHLRTGVVCRPLVKSHAEWPAQDRIMGVSAIDELVEQNGPDLVLRAFVPGSDLRAFVAGDRVLAADLGPTATNDPGAGLLPVVPSGARAVELPVEVRDGLAALVADLGLGHAAVDLRRTRAGEHLFLDLDPLAGWLDVEAVTGLPLTEQLVDELLARSAARVA from the coding sequence GTGATCCTGCTCGTCGCCCCGCCCGATGACCGTCATGCCGCCGCCGTCGCCGACCGCCTCCGCGCGCGCGGCGAGGACGCCGCCCTCATCGACGTTGCCAGCCTGACCGCACAGCTCACGATCGGCCTCGAGTTCGCCCCGGGCCTGAGCGCCTCCGGATCCGTGCAGGTGCACGGCCTCGACGGCGCCACGACCCAGACCATCGACCTCTCCCGCGTCACCGCCGGGTGGTGGCGACGCAGCTGGATCCCGCTGCTCGGCGCCGACGACCCGCGTCTCACCGGCGCCCCCGTCGACTTCGGCGAGGCGCTCGTGTCGACCGCCGAGGCGCTCGACATCGCCTGGGCGAACGAGCCCGTCGCCGTCGACCTGGCTCAGCGCCGCACCCGGCTGTGGGCCTCCGCACGCCGTGCCGGTCTGATCATGCCGCACACGATCGTGACCCACGATCCGGGCGCCGCGCACCGCTTCGCGAAGCAGCACCTGCGCACCGGCGTCGTCTGCCGCCCGCTCGTGAAGTCGCACGCCGAGTGGCCCGCGCAGGATCGCATCATGGGCGTCTCGGCGATCGACGAGCTCGTCGAGCAGAACGGCCCCGACCTCGTGCTGCGCGCCTTCGTCCCGGGCTCCGACCTGCGCGCCTTCGTCGCCGGTGATCGCGTGCTGGCCGCCGATCTCGGCCCGACCGCGACGAACGACCCCGGCGCCGGTCTGCTGCCGGTCGTGCCGAGCGGCGCCCGGGCCGTCGAGCTGCCGGTCGAGGTGCGCGACGGTCTCGCCGCGCTCGTCGCCGACCTCGGCCTCGGGCACGCCGCCGTCGACCTGCGGCGCACGCGCGCCGGCGAGCACCTCTTCCTCGACCTCGACCCGCTCGCCGGCTGGCTCGACGTCGAGGCCGTGACGGGGCTGCCGCTCACCGAGCAGCTCGTCGACGAGCTGCTCGCGCGCTCCGCCGCGCGCGTCGCCTGA
- the purH gene encoding bifunctional phosphoribosylaminoimidazolecarboxamide formyltransferase/IMP cyclohydrolase: MSGPSHDPADYRSRDIVPIRRALISVSDKTGLLDLAGELAAAGIEIVSTGSTAKTIADAGHPVTEVSSVTGFPESLDGRVKTLHPSVHGGLLADLRLESHERQLDELGIRPFELVVVNLYPFVETVRSGAAANDVVEQIDIGGPAMVRASAKNHANVAIVVSPERYADVIAAVHAGGTDLAQRRRLAREAFQHTAAYDAAVASWFEVEDTQAIGRVDGFPLEFSYSAELQGQLRYGENAHQGAALYTVPAERGIAQAAQLHGKEMSYNNYVDADAAVRAAYDLAEPAVAIIKHANPCGIAVGATIAAAHRKAHECDPVSAFGGVIAANRRIDLAAAESIKDIFTEVVVAPGFDDDALAVLSTKKNIRLLTLPEGFQRPTREFKDISGGVLVQDVDAHFADPSTWTLAAGEPADEQTLADLAFAWTACRAVKSNAILLASNGASVGIGMGQVNRVDSCKLAVDRAGERAAGSVAASDAFFPFNDGPAVLLEAGIRAIVQPGGSVRDQETIDAAAAAGVTMYFTGERHFFH, from the coding sequence GTGAGCGGTCCCAGCCACGACCCCGCCGATTACCGCAGCAGGGACATCGTCCCGATCCGCCGAGCGCTGATCTCGGTCAGCGACAAGACCGGACTGCTCGACCTGGCCGGCGAGCTCGCCGCCGCCGGCATCGAGATCGTGTCGACCGGCTCGACCGCCAAGACCATCGCGGATGCCGGACACCCGGTCACCGAGGTCTCGAGCGTCACCGGCTTCCCCGAGTCGCTCGACGGCCGCGTCAAGACCCTGCACCCGAGCGTGCACGGCGGTCTGCTGGCCGACCTGCGCCTCGAGTCGCACGAGCGTCAGCTCGACGAGCTCGGCATCCGCCCCTTCGAGCTCGTCGTCGTCAACCTGTACCCCTTCGTCGAGACGGTGCGCTCGGGCGCGGCCGCGAACGACGTCGTCGAGCAGATCGACATCGGCGGCCCCGCGATGGTGCGCGCCTCGGCGAAGAACCACGCCAACGTCGCGATCGTGGTCTCGCCCGAGCGCTACGCCGACGTCATCGCCGCGGTGCACGCCGGCGGCACCGACCTGGCGCAGCGTCGCCGCCTCGCGCGCGAGGCCTTCCAGCACACGGCCGCCTACGACGCCGCCGTCGCGAGCTGGTTCGAGGTCGAGGACACCCAGGCGATCGGCCGTGTCGACGGCTTCCCGCTCGAGTTCAGCTACAGCGCCGAGCTGCAGGGCCAGCTGCGCTACGGCGAGAACGCGCACCAGGGCGCCGCGCTCTACACCGTGCCGGCCGAGCGGGGCATCGCCCAGGCGGCGCAGCTGCACGGCAAGGAGATGTCGTACAACAACTACGTCGACGCGGATGCGGCGGTGCGCGCCGCCTACGACCTCGCCGAGCCGGCGGTCGCGATCATCAAGCACGCGAACCCCTGCGGTATCGCGGTCGGCGCGACGATCGCCGCCGCGCACCGCAAGGCGCACGAGTGCGACCCGGTGTCGGCCTTCGGCGGCGTGATCGCCGCGAACCGGCGCATCGACCTGGCCGCGGCCGAGTCGATCAAGGACATCTTCACCGAGGTCGTCGTCGCCCCGGGCTTCGACGACGACGCCCTCGCGGTGCTGTCGACGAAGAAGAACATCCGACTGCTGACCCTGCCCGAGGGCTTCCAGCGCCCGACGCGCGAGTTCAAGGACATCTCGGGCGGCGTGCTCGTGCAGGACGTCGACGCGCACTTCGCCGACCCGTCGACCTGGACCCTCGCCGCGGGCGAGCCGGCCGATGAGCAGACCCTCGCCGATCTCGCCTTCGCCTGGACCGCTTGCCGCGCGGTGAAGTCGAACGCGATCCTGCTGGCGTCGAACGGGGCCTCGGTCGGCATCGGCATGGGCCAGGTCAACCGCGTGGACTCGTGCAAGCTGGCCGTCGACCGCGCCGGTGAGCGCGCCGCGGGCAGCGTCGCCGCATCCGACGCCTTCTTCCCCTTCAACGACGGCCCGGCCGTGCTGCTCGAGGCGGGCATCCGCGCGATCGTGCAGCCGGGTGGGTCGGTGCGCGATCAGGAGACGATCGACGCGGCCGCCGCGGCGGGCGTGACGATGTACTTCACCGGGGAGCGCCACTTCTTCCACTGA
- the purN gene encoding phosphoribosylglycinamide formyltransferase — protein MLRLVVLISGGGSNLRALLEASQDAEFPARVVAIGADRDAEGLAHAEAFGIPSFTVPYGAFADRDAWGDELLAQVQQWQPDLVILSGLMRLVPPRFVRALTPALLNTHPAYLPEFPGAHAVRDAVRAGAEQTGASVIVVDDGVDSGPIVAQERVAILPDDTEAALHERIKPVERRLLIQTVLDIANGHLDLKELA, from the coding sequence GTGCTCCGGCTGGTCGTGCTCATCTCCGGCGGCGGGTCGAACCTCCGCGCCCTGCTCGAGGCCTCGCAGGACGCCGAGTTCCCCGCGCGCGTCGTCGCGATCGGCGCCGACCGCGACGCCGAGGGCCTCGCCCACGCCGAGGCCTTCGGCATCCCGAGCTTCACGGTGCCGTACGGCGCCTTCGCCGACCGCGACGCCTGGGGCGACGAGCTGCTCGCGCAGGTGCAGCAGTGGCAGCCCGACCTCGTCATCCTGTCGGGCCTCATGCGCCTGGTGCCGCCGCGTTTCGTGCGCGCCCTCACCCCGGCGCTGCTGAACACCCACCCCGCGTACCTGCCCGAGTTCCCGGGCGCTCACGCCGTGCGCGACGCCGTGCGCGCCGGCGCCGAGCAGACCGGAGCCAGCGTGATCGTGGTCGACGACGGCGTCGACTCCGGCCCCATCGTCGCCCAGGAGCGCGTCGCGATCCTGCCCGACGACACCGAAGCCGCGCTGCACGAGCGCATCAAGCCCGTCGAGCGCCGTCTGCTCATCCAGACCGTGCTCGACATCGCCAACGGCCATCTCGATCTGAAGGAGCTCGCGTGA
- a CDS encoding cell division protein PerM, with amino-acid sequence MTRRLTLLLSAFEAALAFAIGIAIPLVPLTILWAAQYGFGPDWLIFWRAAVDSWLIGHGADVRLALDPVTAAALGAGPETSVVVVTIAALGFALLTALLGLRAGSRIFETHHPILGTLTSAGVFGALSLLATLSALHESARPSIWQGALLPTVAFAVGLALGLLREWAWNRSDETAERVRQRVHRLIPELPRIVLTGSLRSGAAAASITLLVSAVALAVALVVSYAQIIRLYESLHPGVAGSIALTAGQLALLPNLIIWTASWFVGPGFAIGLGSNVSPLGTSLGPIPALPIFGAIPEGSSAFGFVGLLVPIVAGFLAGAATRGGLRRELGEEGSGRWMLVAALGGGVTGGLVMGLLACASGGAAGPGRLVSVGPDPVAVGLVSAVEFALAIGIGFAAGRPLRRRGDLDDAESADGLGAADDLDARTAAERRGALVPAGAEATAAASSSVLARRAGRSSAAEASTDEKPMRKSAGARAASADAPTRPGADAGSGADVDAEPIVVHDPAADRDASVDVHADTGPIDTVRSGASFLDSLGSLRGRLRRPGAERRARDAASTSAGEPTSGEEKRDDAGRATGGRSAQDDLDTGPVDLPR; translated from the coding sequence GTGACCCGCCGCCTCACCCTGCTCCTCTCCGCGTTCGAGGCGGCCCTCGCGTTCGCGATCGGCATCGCGATCCCGCTCGTGCCGCTGACGATCCTGTGGGCGGCGCAGTACGGCTTCGGCCCCGACTGGCTGATCTTCTGGCGCGCCGCGGTCGACAGCTGGCTGATCGGGCACGGGGCGGATGTGCGGCTCGCGCTCGACCCGGTGACGGCCGCTGCGCTCGGCGCCGGCCCCGAGACCTCGGTCGTCGTGGTGACGATCGCGGCGCTCGGCTTCGCGCTGCTGACGGCGCTGCTGGGGCTGCGCGCCGGCTCGCGCATCTTCGAGACGCACCACCCGATCCTCGGCACCCTGACCTCCGCCGGCGTCTTCGGCGCGCTGTCGCTGCTCGCGACCCTGTCGGCGCTGCACGAGTCGGCGCGGCCCTCGATCTGGCAGGGCGCCCTGCTGCCGACGGTCGCGTTCGCGGTCGGCCTGGCGCTCGGCCTGCTGCGCGAGTGGGCCTGGAACCGCAGCGACGAGACGGCGGAGCGGGTGCGGCAGCGGGTGCACCGCCTCATCCCCGAGCTGCCGCGCATCGTGCTCACGGGGTCGCTGCGGTCGGGGGCGGCGGCCGCGTCGATCACGCTGCTCGTCTCCGCGGTCGCGCTGGCGGTCGCGCTCGTGGTGTCGTACGCCCAGATCATCCGCCTCTACGAATCGCTGCACCCCGGCGTCGCGGGCAGCATCGCCCTTACGGCGGGCCAGCTCGCGCTGCTGCCGAACCTCATCATCTGGACGGCGTCGTGGTTCGTCGGCCCGGGCTTCGCAATCGGCCTCGGGTCGAACGTCTCGCCGCTCGGCACGAGCCTCGGCCCGATCCCGGCGCTGCCGATCTTCGGCGCGATCCCCGAGGGTTCGTCGGCCTTCGGCTTCGTCGGGCTGCTCGTGCCGATCGTGGCCGGGTTCCTGGCCGGGGCGGCGACGCGCGGCGGGCTGCGCCGCGAGCTCGGCGAGGAGGGCTCCGGCCGGTGGATGCTGGTCGCCGCGCTGGGCGGCGGCGTCACGGGCGGGCTCGTGATGGGCCTCCTCGCCTGCGCCTCGGGTGGCGCCGCGGGGCCGGGGCGACTGGTGTCGGTCGGACCGGATCCGGTCGCCGTCGGCCTGGTCTCGGCGGTCGAGTTCGCCCTGGCGATCGGCATCGGCTTCGCGGCCGGACGTCCGCTGCGGCGCCGCGGCGACCTCGATGACGCCGAGTCGGCCGATGGACTCGGGGCCGCCGATGACCTGGATGCGCGCACGGCCGCCGAACGTCGCGGCGCCCTGGTGCCCGCGGGGGCGGAGGCGACGGCCGCGGCATCGTCGTCGGTCCTCGCTCGACGCGCGGGGCGGTCGTCGGCCGCCGAGGCCTCGACCGACGAGAAGCCGATGCGGAAGTCCGCGGGCGCCCGCGCCGCATCCGCCGACGCGCCGACCCGGCCCGGCGCCGACGCCGGCTCCGGGGCTGACGTCGATGCCGAGCCGATCGTGGTGCACGACCCGGCCGCCGACCGCGATGCGAGCGTCGACGTGCACGCCGACACCGGCCCCATCGACACCGTGAGGTCGGGGGCCTCGTTCCTCGACAGCCTCGGCTCGCTGCGCGGACGACTGCGGCGTCCAGGAGCCGAGCGTCGGGCGCGGGATGCCGCCAGCACGTCCGCCGGTGAGCCGACGAGCGGCGAGGAGAAGCGCGACGACGCCGGGCGCGCGACGGGCGGACGCTCCGCGCAGGACGACCTCGACACCGGCCCGGTCGACCTGCCCCGCTGA
- a CDS encoding DUF4166 domain-containing protein, translating into MAESVYQRVLGDEFALLDLRLRRYFGPPPEGAVGVGRGVYDQAGAVGIGGRLLRPVLTWLAWQRILFPESGEEIAFTVVNRADERRGTLSAQRTFDFDGVRRVMEDTMSVRRGRLRDRLGRTRWLEVDLELSVVDGGLHMVSRGLGVRLGFVRLPLPRLARVSLDERSDPDGVHQRVDVRLTAPLLGEFFRYSGIFSYDYRQLR; encoded by the coding sequence ATGGCGGAGTCGGTGTACCAGCGGGTGCTCGGCGACGAGTTCGCGCTGCTCGACCTGCGGCTGCGGCGCTACTTCGGCCCGCCGCCCGAGGGCGCCGTCGGCGTCGGCCGCGGCGTCTACGACCAGGCCGGCGCGGTCGGGATCGGCGGGCGCCTGCTGCGGCCGGTGCTGACCTGGCTGGCGTGGCAGCGCATCCTCTTCCCCGAGAGCGGCGAGGAGATCGCGTTCACGGTCGTGAACCGCGCCGACGAGCGCCGGGGCACCCTTTCAGCGCAGCGGACCTTCGACTTCGACGGCGTGCGCCGCGTCATGGAGGACACGATGTCGGTGCGCCGCGGCCGCCTGCGCGACCGACTCGGCCGCACGCGCTGGCTCGAGGTCGACCTCGAGCTCAGCGTCGTCGACGGCGGGCTGCACATGGTCTCGCGTGGCCTCGGCGTCCGCCTCGGCTTCGTGCGTCTGCCGCTCCCCCGCCTCGCCCGTGTCTCGCTCGACGAGCGCAGCGACCCCGACGGCGTGCACCAGCGGGTGGATGTGCGGCTCACCGCGCCCCTGCTCGGCGAGTTCTTCCGCTACTCCGGCATCTTCAGCTACGACTACCGCCAGCTGCGCTGA